One Capsicum annuum cultivar UCD-10X-F1 unplaced genomic scaffold, UCD10Xv1.1 ctg20260, whole genome shotgun sequence genomic window, TTTTGCGTATGGAATCGCCACTCCCTTTGGCAGCATCCACTAATTCGAAACTTAATTTGAAAGCCATATTTTGACCCGAACGTTTTCGGGATGCCGCTAATAACCAACGAATGGCAAGTGCTTTTCCTTCTGTGGATCCTATTTCAATGGAAACTTGATGAGTCGATCCACCTACACGTCTTGCTTTTACTGTTATATCTGGAGTTACTCCATGTATTGCTTGACGTAAAATGGATAGTGGATTTGTTTCTGTCTTTTGTTGAATCTTTTTCACGGCTCGATAGATAATTTGATAAGCCAATGATTTTTTCCATGTTTCAGAATACGGTTAACCAACATGTTAACTAATCGATTATGATAAATTGGATCggattttgctattttttttcctGCAGTACCTCGATGTGACATGAGCGTGAAAGGGGTTCAAGAATCAGTTTTCTTTTTATAAGGGCTAAAATCACTTATTTTGGCTTTTTTACCCCATATTGTAGGGTGGATATCGAAAGATATGAAAGATCTCCCTCCAAGCCGTACATATGACTTTCATCGAATACGGCTTTTCGCAGAATTCTATATGTATCTATGAGATCGAGTATGGAATTCTGTTTTACTCACTTTAAATTGAGTATCCATTTCCCTCCCTTTCCTTCTATGATTGGAAATGCTGTATTTTACATATCCATACGATTGAGTCCTTGGGTTTCCGAAATAGTGTAAAAAGAAGTG contains:
- the LOC107856448 gene encoding LOW QUALITY PROTEIN: 30S ribosomal protein S7, chloroplastic (The sequence of the model RefSeq protein was modified relative to this genomic sequence to represent the inferred CDS: inserted 1 base in 1 codon) gives rise to the protein MSHRGTAGKKIAKSDPIYHNRLVNMLVNRILKHGXKSLAYQIIYRAVKKIQQKTETNPLSILRQAIHGVTPDITVKARRVGGSTHQVSIEIGSTEGKALAIRWLLAASRKRSGQNMAFKLSFELVDAAKGSGDSIRKKEKIHKIAEANRAFAHFH